A segment of the Carya illinoinensis cultivar Pawnee chromosome 1, C.illinoinensisPawnee_v1, whole genome shotgun sequence genome:
tcaaattatgttcaagtcacgttatgttacgtcaggccttcagtcctttcatattccagtcacgtttcatcttgagtatattcagtttatgtagaatacatggggccacaacaactgtggagtatgtatttaactacatagtgatgtatagaatacatggggccacaacaactgtggagtatgtatttacacatagaatacatggggccacaacaactatggagtatgtatttttaatgttaagtcaagtttgtgtagaatacatggggccacaacaactgtggagtatgtattcacacgtagaatacatggggccacaacaactgtggagtatgtatttttcatgttaattcaagtttcagagcaagttcatgctaagtcaagtttcagatcaagtttatgtcaagtcaagttcagttcatgattcattttaagctatgtcaattatgctatgttgtacgttaagttatgctttaattacttataaatttgattatgcatttatgcttttactgtcatacatgcatcattagtctgtatggaagttttttgttaacttgctgagatttgtaatcaaatctcactgtggtagtcccaactaccattccccccgaatggtagatcttattacaggacctgaaggaggatcaggagctgaccaactagacacagtcgactgaacgacggtgcgtcgttaatgttaatatagtagttaaattactacttgtacgatggagttgcatctccagtacttttggatcataactattttggaatagtgctgtgatcttagttattcaatggatctttatgtatgaagtatgttttaagtattgggatatttttagtttggtgcatagtattgctaaagaaaaaaattatccgctgcgaatattgcataatgttagatgcatgttaggattattgcatcttatatgtcatgaacgggggcaggtaaccttgtgttgcatgtctcgacgcttcaaatgtccgtccgatcccaaacggaatttgggagcgtcacaccACCTTTTGTGAATCACCAGGTGTTTCGCTATCATGGCTGTATTCACTGGAATctctatgcttatgtgacttaagcatctcagatttgttaaaggtaacatctctactgatgatcacctttttagactctatgcaccaaagtctatacccttttacaccagtactaaagcccaagaattttgctttcttggctctaggatcaagcttactctcTTTAGcgtgatagtaagcaggacatccgaaaacgtgtaaagagttataatcagtagcatgttgtacatctccacatttcagtgggtgtcttcccgtcattggcagatgcgggtagtcggttgatgaggtggcaggcatatgttacagcttcagcccaaaattgtttactgaatccagcatccaacaacatacatcgcactttctctagtaaagtacgattcattcgttctgccacaccattctgctgcggcgtacctcgtactgtgaagtgtctgacaattccctctctccggcatacttccatgaaggggtctgaagtgtactcacctccattatcagatctaagccgcttgatcttcctgccggtctgagtctcaaccattttcttccaatcaaggaagatttgcagcacttcatctttattctttatCGTATatacccacacacgacgagaataatcatctacaaaagttacaaaccaatgtttacctcccaaagatgcattttgggtaggtccccaaacatcagagtgcacatagtcaagtattccctgtgtattgtgtactgcggttccaaacttgatccgcctctgcttccccaatacacaatgctcacagaaagacagtttacaagtcttggcacctttgagtaagcattgcttcaccagtgtttgcaaaactttttctcctgcgtgtcccatacgcatatgccacaGACTGGAGGTGtcatcatcagtctcatctagcttctcacagcctgtggaagctcttccagcaacagtacttccttgcaagaagtacaagtttcctcgcctcaaacccttcatagccacctgaactcccattagtactttgagagttctatcttcaatggtgattctgaatccATTTGAATCCAGAgctcccagtgagatgagattctttcgCAAGTCCGGAACATACCGAACTTCTGTtagagtcttgacgctgccatcgtgcagctttaaccgaatgctacccattccctgagtcttacaggcactgtcattgcccataagtactgctccaccttcaatctttgtgaagtcagtaaaccagtcccgattgggacacatgtgataggtacatccggaatccataatccattcatcggaatgacaaatggatgatgaacttatcaaggaaaaatctgaatcatcatctctgtccacgacattggctgtggtgggttgattctgctgttgtcccttcagcttgggacaatccttcttccagtgtcctttgttgtgacaaaaggaacactcgtctctggcgagCTTTCTTCCGACTGATGAATCACGTGATGTGGCTcgggttttcgattgaaaacctttcttcttttcgGGATACCTTGACTGGGGTCTTCCTCTTGCTGTTggcgcttcacttgatgtatcttgttgtacatgtttatcttttctccggtactcattgctaattaaagagctagatacatcttcaaaactaatcttttccttctcatacaatagagtagtaatcaaatgctcatatgtatcaggcaaggaatttagcaaaagtaaagctttatcttcatcttcgattttaacatctaaatttaaaaatcagcaagaatttggttgtaactattcagatgttcagtcattgaaataccttcacgaaattggaatctgaaaagcttattcttcaagtgcaaacggctctaaatgctcttcttcatgaacttatcctccaatttctgccaaagtaccctagcatctgtctctctcatgacaaaatacttttgttctttggtaaggcataaccggattgtactacaagcttgagtattaagcttcttccaaccctAATCAGTCATATCGTCTGGCTTTTCTTCCAACGCAATAtctaactcttgttggatcaaaacgtccatgacttcacactgccacatgccgaagttgcttgttccatcgaacttttcaacttcaaacttggcatttgacacggTGGACCGACGTCCAGAGCTACTGGCATTTTCAGAGCCCCTATCTTTTccagatctttccatttgaatttagaaaatttagacacaaaatttcaaaattctaaccgtacagatgagtccggaatgatccaaatagtcggaaagcactatttgatcgttgaaatcggactccaaatggcttagatcaagcccaaagtGGATCTGAAAACGAACGGTTCTGAttgtctggcgcgtgagatgcACGCGCTGTGTAGGGCTCCTCCAGTGTTCGTTTTCGatgccgtttgcggcaacggatctATCTTGACGAGAGGAACGTTGTGGTGTGATCAAAGATTGATTTCgatcaactgcaattttctgggtagcacgaaccgaagctctgatgaatttttaccgtagaaatgaatagtaccttactaagtcagttcccaggaaagattggaagGTCACAAtagacacacttaaaatttccaatctcctagatagaacctccttagactgtacgtatccacactaccacaccaaaactccaccccacaaaaagaacctaatTGGCTCTggtaccaattgttgtgccttaaGCTGCCTTGataataaacacaaaatagatagagacaatatttaagtggttcggcaatttgcctacgtccactgagcggaaacactatattcaaaacaactctatCTCAAATGGCACACTACACACACTTCTCACACTTCTCTCTCACAATGGGATGATCTTCCCTTCATAtgacctctcctatttataggagaggctGAACCCATCTCCCTCATATTACATCGCTGAATACCAGCTCAATTCATCTGGAGGCATATGTGAGAAATATCATCACATGGATACATAAGAGGAACACAATCATATAAATTGGACACCACCACCACATGGATACCAATGAGTTGGACGGGGTCCCCCAACATTTTCTACGCATGGACAGAAACTTTGACCCGAGGACGTGTAACGAGGCGTGTTCAACTGGAACACGTACACAGATTGCCAGTCAATGCTCCAGCATATTTTCCACTCGTTGCCTCAGCAACTTGAGCTTGTTTAAGGATTGAAAAGGGCCGGGGGTTCCAATCGTAAAATTATGCTATGAAAAATTCAACTACttgtttaaaagtttaatcAATTGAGAGAAAATGGACTAGATTacagcagttttttttttttttttaataataataaaaaatccaatGGTACGAAAGGACGCTTCGAAAGTTGTGTGGCCATACAGAAAAACGAGAATAGAGATGGTGATGAAGCAGTGATTGGTTAAGCTGTGATGATGCCGACTGCTGTTTTTGGAGATATGCACAGAAAAACGATAATAGAGGTGTGATGAAGCAGTGATTGGTTAAGTTGTGATGATGCCGACTGCTGTTTTTGGAGATGTGCTAGGAAGAAAAATATGTGTACATAAACTTCTTATAAAACTGGCTTAGAGCCTTGGATGAGATACTAAGATGATCCCAGAAATTATTCAAGCGATGGCTTTCTTTGGGAGCTTAAATGGTATTTACATATGGTCCCTGTGTGCGCTCGCGCTCCCCCGCCTGTTTCTGTTATCTTCTTAAGCATCACAACTTCTAGCATGACCTGTAGTGAATTTCTAGACTTTTTCTTCTGAGGTTAAGAGCTTATGTCTTTAAATGTAATCTTAAAGAAGGATATTTTAAGATTTTGCTTTTTCAATGTGGAATGGACGATGACTTGTATACGCTATTGCGCCTTTGCTATCAATCCCTTGAAGTTCACCCGTTGTTGTATTTTTGGCAGGCTGCTgtaattttctgggaaaaaaatttcttatacTGCAGGAGAAAATCCACGGGCCTCTTTGTTTtaatctctattttatttcatcgaattttctggttttttcttttgttttgctcGAATCTTTTAGATATTTCTCACAGTTTCTCTCAAAATTTATGAGCCTTTTCTTTTTaacctctattttatttcattgaatTTCTGGTTTCTCCTTCCTTGCATGAATCTTTTAGAATTCTCAGTCTTTGTTTTGATGAATATGCAGTGGGGTTCccatggatttgtgaaggagaAATCAGTTTGGGTTCTTACTGCATTCAAAAGACAGTCATAGATGGTGTAAATCTGCTCTTCCTCTGTGCTTTCTACCTATTTTTCCTCATAGGATTTATAGGAAAACGTTCTGCCCGAGGTAGCAATGAAAAAGATTGGATCTTGGTAGTGGTTTCCATCTGTTGTGCTCTTTGCAGCATTGTTTATGTTACTGCCGGTATATGGAATCTAACGGCCAGAAATGACGAGTTCAATCAAATGAGCTGGCTGGTTTCCTTCGTTAGAGGACTGGTTTGGATCTCTTTTACAGCATCTTTGCTTGTTCAATCGTCAAAACCCATCAGGGTTCTAAACTCTGTTTGGTGGGTGCTGTCCTTTGCATTGGTTTCAGCTCTGAATATCGAAGTTCTGCTAAGATCACGTAGCATTGAGATTTTGGACATGGTGCCTTGGCCTATTAACTTTTTGCTTTTCCTTTGTGCACTTAGGAATCTCTGTCACTTTGTTTCTAGACATAACCTAGACAGCAGTCAAGCTGAACCTCTACTGGCcaaaaagattgagaaaagcCAAACAGATTTAGGCCAGGCCAGTGTTCTTAGCAAATTGACATTTTCTTGGATTAATCCTTTACTAAGCTTGGGCTACTCAAAACCATTAGCTCTTGAAGACATTCCTTCTCTAGTTTCCAAAGATGAAGCCAACTTTGCCTACCAAAAGTTTGCTCATGCATGGGATTCCCTATCAAGGGAGACGAGCTCGAACAAAACTCGGAACTTGGTTTTAATTGCCATTGCAAAAGTTTACTTGAAAGAAAATATGTACATAGGATTTTGTGCATTTCTTAGGACAATTTGTGTAGTTTGTGCACCTCTACTACTCTTTGCTTTTGTAAATTATTCAAATCGCAATGATAGGAATCTGGATGAAGGTCTATCTATTGTGGGATGTCTAATTCTTGTCAAGGTTGTTGAGTCTTTGTCTCAAAGGCACTGGTTCTTTGATTCAAGGAGGTCAGGAATGAGGATGAGATCCGCTCTAATGGTGGCAGTCTACCAAAAGCAGTTAAAGCTTTCGTGTTTGGGAAGGAGAAGGCACTCAACTGGGGAGATAGTGAATTATATTTCAGTTGACGCCTATCGAATGGGTCAATTTCCATGGTGGTTGCATTTAACATGGAGCCTTGGATTGCAGCTTTTCCTAGCCGTTGCCATTCTTTTTGGGGTTGTGGGTCTTGGAGCTCTTCCTGGTTTAGTTCCTCTTCTCATTTGTGGACTCCTCAATGTGCCTTTTGCAAAAGTACTACAGAAGTGTCAGTCTCAGTTTATGATTGCCCAAGATTTGAGACTGAGATCCACTTCTGAGATCCTAAACAATATGAAGGTCATAAAGTTGCAATCATGGGAAGAGaaattcaagaatttgattaagTCCCTCCGTGACGATGAATTCAAATGGTTGGCTCAAGCACAGTTTAAGAAGGTTTATGGCACCGTATTGTATTGGATATCTCCGACCGTCATTTCTTCAGTAATCTTCTTGGGTGTTGCCATTTTCGACAGCGCCCCACTAAATGCTAGTACTATCTTTACAGTTCTTGCAACATTGAGGAACATGGGGGAGCCTGTCAGAATGATACCGGAGGCTCTTTCTGCTTTGATCCAAGTGAAGGTATCTCTGGATCGTCTTAATACTTTCCTGCTTGCTGAGGACCTGAAAAATGATGAAATCTGGAGAATCCCCTTTCAGAACTCGGAAAAGAGGGTGAAGATACAAGATGGCAATTTCAGTTGGGATCCAGAAAAATTGACTCCAACTCTAAGAGAAGTGAACTTAGAAATAAAATGGGGCCAGAAAGTTGCTGTTTGTGGGCCAGTGGGGGCTGGGAAATCATCACTTCTTAATGCTATACTAGGGGAGATACCCAAGATTTCAGGAACggtgagtatatatatatatctatatatatattttttttttggaaaaaaaaagtattattttccTTCAGAATTTGTGCGACTGATTTTGGTCTTTCATGGTGACAAACAGGTTAATGTATTCGGTTCCATTGCTTttgtttctcaaatttcttggaTCCAAAGTGGGACGATTCGAGATAACATACTCTTTGGAAAGCCTATGGACGAGACTAGATATGAGAAGGCCATAAGAGCATGTGCTCTAGACAAGGACATCAACAGTTTCAGCCACGGGGATCTCACGGAAATAGGTGAGAGAGGGCTTAACATGAGTGGAGGACAGAAACAGAGGATTCAACTTGCTCGAGCTGTATACAGTGATACAGACACCTATCTCCTCGACGACCCATTTAGTGCAGTAGATGCACATACAGCTGCGACTTTGTTTAATGTAAGAAGACAAACTTTTAAGTTTCATGTGCATCAAATCTAGGACACATCAATGATCAAACTGTGGGATTGCAGGACTGTGTCATGGCTGCCCTTGAAAATAAGACTGTCATTCTAGTGACGCATCAAGTGGAGTTTCTCTCAGAAGTCGATAAGATTCTGGTAGTATTACCAAAACTACGTTTGTTATTCATGTTATCCATGTGCACGgtacatttttcttataaataagcGTTATGTTTCTTAACTTGCCAGGTTATGGAGGGTGGGAAAATTACTCAATCGGGAAGCTATGAGGAGCTCTTGACAGCTGGGACAGCATTTGAACAGCTCGTGAATGCTCATAGAGATGCAATGACTGGTTTGGGTCGTTCCGCTGATACCAGTCAAGGAGAATCTCAGAACGGAGATATAGTTCAGCCAGAGGAgtctcaaaaggaaaacaacGAGGGGACAACTACTGCGAAGGGAGTACCAGGAGTACAACTaacagaagaagaggaaatggaGATTGGTGATGTTGGATGGAAGCCATTCTGGGATTATATCCGTGTCCCAAGGGGAatgcttctttttattttaggcgtatttaatgtgtttggttttgTTGCTCTTCAGGCCGCTTCAACTTATTGGCTGGCTGTAGGCATTCAAATTCCTAACGTCTCTAGTGGCATCTTGATTGGAGTTTACGCTGCAATTTCAACACTTAGTGCTGTCTTTGTATATCTAAGGTCTCTATTTACAGCCCATCTAGGATTAAAAGCTTCTGCAACCTTCTTTTCTGGTTTCACCAATGCCATATTTAAAGCTCCCATGTTATTCTTCGATTCAACTCCTGTTGGGCGGATTTTGACTCGAGTAAGATTACTTCCTTATCGTCCATAATGGAATAGAAAAATATACTGTATTTTGTAACCTTGAAAGTTGGAAGTGTATCTCTTCTCTAGAGCCGGTACTCGTTTGCACATTCATGTTATCATTTTTCTCTTGCAGGCTTCATCAGACTTGAGCATTGTGGATTTCGACATACCTTTCTCCATCATCTTTGTTGCAGCTGCTAGTATTGAACTTCTGGGCACGATAGGAATTATGGCCGCCGTCACATGGCAGGTTCTCATTGTAGCTATTCTTGCCGTAGTAGGTGGAAAATACGTTCAGGTATATAgatcaaatattcaaactctTGTTTTCTTGAATTTCTATCTTCAATGATGAGATGACAAATTAAGTCAACTTCGTACTTTTACTTAAAGGGGTATTATCAAGCCTCTGCAAGGGAACTAATAAGGATCAATGGAACTACAAAAGCACCAGTTATGAATTATGCAGCTGAGACATCACTTGGAGTGGTCACTATTAGAGCTTTTAACATGGCGGACAGGTTTTTCCGGAACTATCAAAAGCTCATTGACACAGATGCGAGACTTTTCTTCTATTCAAATGTATCCATGGAGTGGTTAATTATAAGGATCGAATTTCTTCAGAATTTGACCCTCTTCACTGCagcttttcttcttgttttagtTCCTAAGGGGTTTATAGCTCCAGGTACCGTTACTTTGTTACGACTGCCTATTTTTCATGGCATTTTCAGTCTATTCAGACGCTGATCATAACTTCCTCTTTCTTGGGTGGTCTACAGGACTTGTGGGGCTCTCTCTTTCTTATGCTCTGTCACTAACAGGCACCCAAATTTTTTTGACTCGATGGTATTGCTATTTATCAAACTACCTCATCTCAGTCGAACGGATCAAACAATTCATGCACATACCACAGGAGCCTCCGGCAATCGTTGAGGACAAGAGGCCACCATCTTCATGGCCTTCAAAGGGTAGGATAGAGTTGCAAGATTTGACGGTAATAAAGCTACTTGAATTCTTATATCCAAGTTTTTTGAGTTCTTTACACTGCCACCATATCACCGATCACCTCAAGTTGTAATTGATGAATTTGACATGCACCAACTATTCTTTCTTTGGGTTTGTTGCAGATAAAATATCGTCCAAATGCCCCATTAGTTCTTAAGGGAATCACATGCACATTCAAAGAAGGGAGTAAAGTAGGAGTTGTGGGAAGAACTGGAAGCGGTAAAACTACACTAATAAGTGCTTTGTTTCGTTTAGTAGAACCTGCAAGTGGGAAAATTCTTGTAGATGGACTAGATATATGCTCCATGGGTTTGAAGGATTTAAGAATGAAACTCAGCATCATACCTCAAGAGCCAACTCTTTTCAGGGGTAGCGTCCGGACTAACTTGGATCCTCTGGGTCTTTTCTCTGACGATGAAATATGGAAGGTTGGCCAGCAAATGATTCTCACATTGATCAAATTCTTCTGAAAagcgttttttttttaatgtttatctTTGCATGTTGGACTCAAACCAGCTAACTTTCTCATTTATAGGCTCTTGAAAAGTGCCAACTTAAGGCAACAATCAGCAGCCTACCAAATCTGCTAGACTCTTCTGGTTAGTTTATGATCTTTACGTGAAGAAACTGGAATAATGTGATGTTAAAGCAAATACAGGCAATATTGCTCATTAACAAACCATGTATGTTTAACAGTGAGTGATGAAGGTGAGAATTGGAGTGCGGGGCAGCGCCAACTCTTTTGCCTAGGAAGAGTCCTCCTCAAAAGGAATAAAATTCTGGTTCTTGATGAAGCTACTGCTTCCATAGATTCTGCAACAGATGCTATTCTACAGAAAATTATCAGGCAGGAATTCTCTGAATGCACGGTGATAACCGTAGCTCATAGAGTTCCAACTGTTATTGACAGTGACATGGTCATGGTCCTCTCTTATGGTATGGTCTTACTTTCCAAACTCTGATATATCTATAGATCCATCTCTACAAACCCAATTTGGAATGGGTCTAAACTAGACATGATggcaattattttttacaataatctTCTGGTGCTAGacaactatataaaataaataaataaaaagtgctAGGCTTAAGGGCTCCCTACTAATCTGGGTTGGTTTGGACTTGCAGGGAAACTTGTAGAATATGATGAGCCTACGAAGCTTATGGTGACAAACTCCTCCTTCTCTAAGCTTGTAGCTGAATATTGGTCTAGTTGCAGGAGGAACTCCTACCAGGATTTCAGCAAATCCTGAGAAAAAGCTTGCATTTGGCATATAAACCATGCACAGTAACTTGAAATGGCCccatcattttatttgtaattgTCTCAAGTGATTGCATAAACACATTATCCTAAGGCACTGTCGTAGCAGAATTTAGGACTGTCTGAGAATATAGGTAAGATTCTATGATTATTGAATAATAAAAGCAAACTTTGTTATTAATCGAGCTACATGAGATATGACCCAAGATGAGACCTTTTGACCTATTCTCTCTATCACCCACCACTCAATATTATCAATATTCTTTGACTTCCAAATGATCTTATAATAATGGTTACGAATTCTTCTTCTCTGTCACCATCCAATCAATAGAAATGTCGTAAGCATAtaaaatacttcataaaaaaaattactaataaaAATTACCAATTGGGCCCGTGGAGAAGCTTGCTCAGGTCCACAATCGTACATCCTGTACCCAATCTGGCCAACTAGCCAAGTTAGTGCAACAGGGCTTTAGAATTAGTTCGGCCAGCAACAGAGCCCAGCGTTTCAAGACAGTTTCTATAAGGGCTGCTTTTCTTCAATCTGGGCTTCTGAAAAAagatcaataataaaaattagaaaaaatataattataagtacaattatatactaatctgtacattaatataatgtgattgattaaaaaataaattttattaaaaataatattaatttaaattttaaatatgattgaatcagtattggtacataaATTATACGTGATTATACTTTTATGtagtaaaattctaaaaattaaaaccaaaatatatatacaagaatACTCAAACCTTCATCAAGGGGATGCCACGACAAACATGGCATCCCACGGAGGGATAAGTTTTTTAACATGAATTAATATAGGACtcaaaaatagatatttttgaACGTCCAGTGATCATTTTTAAAGAATATGAGACTCACAGACTAGTAATtaaattttcctaaaaatacCCATAAATTCCGAACTTCAAAGTGACCACTGATGTCTAAAGAAAGGCAACGAACGGAAGGTCTTCCTAGTAAATAGAGGAAAAGGTCGATCAAACGGTGGCattattctttcattttttattgcCTGTATTTAGGTCAATCTATGAATCTGGTTGAAGAACGTATGTACGATATCTGAACCTTTAGTGCCATTGCCATTTTGATTATTCATTATAGAGTAGAGATATTTGCATGATTGAATATGTGGTAGGTGATGTGGGCCAAAATGCACaagagacatatatatatatatatataaagaagtgCTCTAACcacaaataaattacacaaaagtaagtAATAGATTGACATGTCTTCATGTAAtctgttaaatctattttataataaaaataacattacaatctaacgtactgAGTCAAGTCacgtaatttataaatttacttttatctaATCACTTTGTGaataaagtatttctcatataatatataaataaagtcgtatactaatctgcataccaatactgatttcttcatatttaaaatttaaattagtatttattttaataaaatctactttttaactaatcacattatattgatgtacatattagtacacaattatatttacaactagatttttctaatatatatatatatatatatatgcgcgcGCGCGCGTATACAAAGGAGTTAGCTTCGATTGGAGATTGAAAAACACTAAGCACGCCAGGtccttcaaaaagtttggaTTGTTGTCGCTTTGTTTGATTTTCCGCCCACATGTATCACCTCCCAGAACACAAAAGACAACCATGCAAACAGGACGCAACAATacgagaaaaaagaaagggaaaaaaaaaaaaagtttttataaagTTATGATGGAGAATTTTTCATTAGATGTACGTAATAGATCATCATCATGTGGATGCATGATATCCAATATCCATGGGAGAAGGACGAGATGCCACAAAAGAAATGGATGGATGATAACATTAATGGGGTAACCCACATGgcaaacatatacatatacatagaatgaatttaaagctACTGCTAGTGGACTTATCCTTTTCATTTGACAGAGATTCCTCGACCTATGAATATAATTAGGTTTCAGGAAAGACAAGGAATGGAAAAGTTCCATTGGGCGAGATTGTCCACTATATTAATATGTGCAAACGTAACAACAGCTACATTTAGTTCAAAATCAAGAAACATGTAAAAGATGCACGTGAAAGAAGATTACCATGAAATATTGAAAGAGTGGTGAGTGGAGTAGGCACTCATCAGAATCTAAatcttcatttttccatatcaaTCTCTTTCTGTTCTGTTTAATTGCCACCACTATCGAGATAAATTTCCCCTCCACTCTTGTTTTTCTCTTAATTTCTTATGGTGATTTAGAAACTAAATACAAGATTGATTGATACTTCTGATGCTTTTGTCCTCCAGTTATGTTTATTCTGCTCTCCCAAACAGTGGCGAGAATCAAGAAATATATGAGAATGAAACCGAGAATatctgtattttattttttatactcatCTCTATCACCCGAACCTATGAATATGCTGCCAAAGCCAAAAAGGCACGATAAAGTTGCAATATTGCTAGCATGGGCAGTAGCTGGAAACCCGAATACTTATGCTGCTAATCAAGTAACTGGGAGAACTTGCAAAttgcatatttaattaattataatggaTCCCTGATAGAGATTTAATAAACAGCCTCTATACGCTTGATGTTTTGCAGATGGAATCCAGATAGGCAAGTTCTTCCTTGGTAATGgcatctcattccacaaccttGATCTTTGCATGAGTTGGCTCCAAATCAT
Coding sequences within it:
- the LOC122281522 gene encoding ABC transporter C family member 8-like isoform X2, whose translation is MSWLVSFVRGLVWISFTASLLVQSSKPIRVLNSVWWVLSFALVSALNIEVLLRSRSIEILDMVPWPINFLLFLCALRNLCHFVSRHNLDSSQAEPLLAKKIEKSQTDLGQASVLSKLTFSWINPLLSLGYSKPLALEDIPSLVSKDEANFAYQKFAHAWDSLSRETSSNKTRNLVLIAIAKVYLKENMYIGFCAFLRTICVVCAPLLLFAFVNYSNRNDRNLDEGLSIVGCLILVKVVESLSQRHWFFDSRRSGMRMRSALMVAVYQKQLKLSCLGRRRHSTGEIVNYISVDAYRMGQFPWWLHLTWSLGLQLFLAVAILFGVVGLGALPGLVPLLICGLLNVPFAKVLQKCQSQFMIAQDLRLRSTSEILNNMKVIKLQSWEEKFKNLIKSLRDDEFKWLAQAQFKKVYGTVLYWISPTVISSVIFLGVAIFDSAPLNASTIFTVLATLRNMGEPVRMIPEALSALIQVKVSLDRLNTFLLAEDLKNDEIWRIPFQNSEKRVKIQDGNFSWDPEKLTPTLREVNLEIKWGQKVAVCGPVGAGKSSLLNAILGEIPKISGTVNVFGSIAFVSQISWIQSGTIRDNILFGKPMDETRYEKAIRACALDKDINSFSHGDLTEIGERGLNMSGGQKQRIQLARAVYSDTDTYLLDDPFSAVDAHTAATLFNDCVMAALENKTVILVTHQVEFLSEVDKILVMEGGKITQSGSYEELLTAGTAFEQLVNAHRDAMTGLGRSADTSQGESQNGDIVQPEESQKENNEGTTTAKGVPGVQLTEEEEMEIGDVGWKPFWDYIRVPRGMLLFILGVFNVFGFVALQAASTYWLAVGIQIPNVSSGILIGVYAAISTLSAVFVYLRSLFTAHLGLKASATFFSGFTNAIFKAPMLFFDSTPVGRILTRASSDLSIVDFDIPFSIIFVAAASIELLGTIGIMAAVTWQVLIVAILAVVGGKYVQGYYQASARELIRINGTTKAPVMNYAAETSLGVVTIRAFNMADRFFRNYQKLIDTDARLFFYSNVSMEWLIIRIEFLQNLTLFTAAFLLVLVPKGFIAPGLVGLSLSYALSLTGTQIFLTRWYCYLSNYLISVERIKQFMHIPQEPPAIVEDKRPPSSWPSKGRIELQDLTIKYRPNAPLVLKGITCTFKEGSKVGVVGRTGSGKTTLISALFRLVEPASGKILVDGLDICSMGLKDLRMKLSIIPQEPTLFRGSVRTNLDPLGLFSDDEIWKALEKCQLKATISSLPNLLDSSVSDEGENWSAGQRQLFCLGRVLLKRNKILVLDEATASIDSATDAILQKIIRQEFSECTVITVAHRVPTVIDSDMVMVLSYGKLVEYDEPTKLMVTNSSFSKLVAEYWSSCRRNSYQDFSKS